One window from the genome of Natrialba magadii ATCC 43099 encodes:
- a CDS encoding metal-dependent hydrolase, with protein sequence MELTWHGHSTWHVTVGDTDLLIDPFFDNPKTDLDPSDIETPDYVLLTHGHADHIAHAGEFSEATLVATPELVSYCEEEFGFEDAVGGMGMNLGGTVECGDAFVTMVRADHTNGIMTENDTSGGMPAGFVISDTNPTQVADEESTTFYHAGDTSLMSEMRDVIGPYLEPDGAAVPIGDHFTMGPWQAAVAIDWLDVDHAFPQHYDTFPPIEQDTDDFEDEVQATGSDAEVHALAADEPFTLES encoded by the coding sequence ATGGAACTCACCTGGCACGGCCACTCGACCTGGCACGTCACCGTTGGCGACACCGACCTGCTGATCGACCCGTTCTTCGACAACCCGAAGACGGATCTCGATCCGTCGGACATCGAGACACCCGACTACGTCCTGCTTACGCACGGGCATGCAGACCATATCGCCCACGCGGGCGAGTTTTCTGAGGCAACGCTCGTCGCGACGCCCGAACTCGTCTCCTACTGTGAGGAGGAGTTCGGCTTCGAGGACGCCGTCGGCGGGATGGGCATGAACCTCGGCGGCACCGTCGAGTGTGGCGACGCCTTCGTCACGATGGTCCGCGCCGACCACACGAACGGCATTATGACCGAGAACGACACGAGCGGCGGCATGCCTGCCGGCTTTGTCATCTCGGATACGAATCCAACACAGGTGGCGGACGAAGAGTCGACGACGTTCTACCACGCTGGCGACACCTCACTCATGAGCGAGATGCGCGACGTTATCGGGCCGTACCTCGAGCCCGACGGCGCCGCCGTGCCGATCGGCGACCACTTCACCATGGGCCCCTGGCAGGCTGCCGTCGCCATCGACTGGCTCGACGTCGACCACGCCTTCCCACAGCACTACGACACGTTCCCACCGATCGAACAGGATACCGACGACTTCGAGGACGAAGTGCAGGCAACCGGCAGCGACGCCGAGGTTCACGCGCTCGCTGCTGACGAACCGTTCACGCTCGAGTCCTGA
- the tenA gene encoding thiaminase II yields MAFSDQLLEEGTHIWDAQKSHPFVTELAAGTLDEAAFKHWVKQDYRYLLDYARLFSIAGAKARDEATMTHLLGVAHEVLDYEMDLHREFAADYGISQAELESTEKAPTCIAYTSFLVRTAHEGSLAEIAGALYPCMQGYLDVGEHMADLATEEHQYTPFIEMYTSDEFRDATAWCRDFVDDCGERYPGEHDAMREAFLTSAKLEYRFWEMAYTQEGWEL; encoded by the coding sequence ATGGCATTCAGTGACCAGCTTCTCGAGGAAGGGACCCACATCTGGGACGCACAGAAGAGCCACCCGTTCGTCACCGAACTCGCCGCCGGCACGCTCGACGAGGCTGCCTTCAAGCACTGGGTGAAACAGGACTACCGGTACCTGCTCGACTACGCGCGCCTGTTCTCCATCGCTGGCGCGAAGGCACGCGACGAGGCGACGATGACTCACCTGCTCGGCGTCGCTCACGAGGTGCTCGACTACGAGATGGATCTCCACCGCGAGTTCGCCGCGGACTACGGCATTTCACAGGCCGAACTCGAGTCCACCGAGAAAGCACCGACCTGCATCGCCTACACAAGTTTCCTCGTTCGAACGGCCCACGAGGGCTCGCTCGCCGAAATTGCGGGTGCGCTCTACCCGTGCATGCAGGGCTACCTCGACGTCGGCGAGCACATGGCCGACCTCGCCACCGAAGAGCACCAGTACACTCCCTTCATCGAGATGTACACGAGCGACGAGTTCCGCGACGCCACAGCGTGGTGTCGCGACTTTGTCGACGACTGCGGCGAGCGCTACCCAGGTGAGCACGACGCGATGCGCGAGGCGTTCCTGACGAGCGCGAAACTCGAGTACCGGTTCTGGGAGATGGCATACACGCAGGAAGGATGGGAGCTGTGA
- a CDS encoding DHH family phosphoesterase, protein MGNCIICGIPVDGEICESHEEDAVFEFEGTSASQLSPGRYYRGTVDGYADFGVFIDIGSHVTGLLHRSELDQRLESLDWEPGDDVYVQVLDVRDNGNVDLGWSIRQREREFRGKLIETADDEFRPEDYGEDGSGDESSDAGSDSDSESSADSSVETTDSAADESVDSSGSQSAPDASNATEPVTNGSGSVATESAAASTSTGAAEADASADTATADVDADTDVDADADEGPALKRTTVDAIENQVGSVVRLEGEITGVRQTSGPTVFELRDETGTVECAAFEEAGVRAYPDVDVDDVVALEGEVERHYGDLQVETEMLDQLADEERQTVVDRLENALEREASPDDASLLAEHDAVAAVEDGLVDAATEIRRAVMEARPVVVRHGATADGYVAGAAIERAVLPLIREKHTRDDAEYHYFERRPLDGRVYDMDAATDDVTSMLEARERHGEQLPLVVLVDAGSTVESVDGYDLLSLYDADALVVDDSNADEEVADAVSVAVAPSLASEDVSDVTSTALSANIAALVNNDVREDVEHLPAISYWEDTPEAYTDLATEAGFDETALSERREAVALESYYQSYKDKRELVADLLFDHDGDLAAHVSEQFRSKLDTGLETARENLTTEDVDGNTVAVLDTAAFTHRYNFPTTTLLLDALHRREREDDSFVTIGLGDDELHVRATESLNVRDLGDAIAEAVPDAGVHVVGGEDGHVEFLPGERDAVRQAALEALDDTLA, encoded by the coding sequence ATGGGTAATTGTATCATCTGCGGCATACCCGTTGACGGCGAAATCTGCGAGAGTCACGAGGAGGACGCGGTCTTCGAATTCGAGGGCACGTCCGCCTCGCAGCTCTCCCCCGGCCGATACTACCGGGGCACCGTCGACGGCTACGCCGATTTCGGTGTCTTCATCGACATCGGATCACACGTTACAGGCCTGTTGCACAGAAGCGAACTCGACCAACGACTCGAAAGTCTCGACTGGGAACCTGGCGACGACGTCTACGTCCAGGTGCTCGACGTTCGAGATAACGGTAACGTCGACCTCGGCTGGTCGATCCGCCAGCGCGAACGCGAGTTCCGCGGCAAACTGATCGAGACGGCAGACGACGAGTTCCGTCCCGAAGACTACGGTGAGGACGGATCTGGCGACGAGTCGTCGGATGCTGGTTCTGACTCCGATTCGGAGTCCAGCGCTGACTCCAGCGTAGAGACCACCGATTCCGCCGCCGACGAATCAGTCGATTCGAGTGGCAGCCAGTCGGCACCCGACGCATCGAACGCAACCGAACCCGTCACGAACGGCAGCGGCTCCGTTGCAACCGAGTCCGCGGCGGCCAGCACGTCGACCGGCGCTGCAGAGGCCGACGCAAGCGCTGACACCGCTACCGCAGACGTAGACGCAGACACTGACGTCGATGCCGACGCCGACGAGGGACCCGCCCTCAAGCGCACCACCGTCGACGCCATCGAAAATCAGGTCGGCAGCGTCGTCCGCCTCGAGGGCGAGATTACCGGTGTCCGCCAGACCAGCGGCCCGACCGTCTTCGAACTGCGCGACGAGACCGGTACCGTCGAGTGCGCCGCATTCGAGGAAGCCGGCGTCCGCGCCTACCCCGATGTCGACGTCGACGACGTCGTCGCACTCGAGGGCGAGGTCGAACGCCACTACGGCGACCTGCAAGTCGAGACCGAAATGCTCGACCAGCTCGCAGACGAAGAGCGCCAGACCGTCGTCGACCGACTCGAGAACGCACTCGAGCGCGAGGCGAGCCCTGACGACGCATCCCTGCTCGCCGAGCACGACGCAGTGGCCGCCGTCGAGGACGGCCTCGTCGACGCCGCGACCGAGATTCGTCGTGCCGTTATGGAGGCGCGCCCGGTCGTCGTTCGTCACGGCGCGACTGCGGACGGCTACGTCGCCGGTGCCGCCATCGAGCGCGCCGTGCTCCCGCTGATCCGCGAGAAGCACACCCGCGACGACGCCGAGTACCACTACTTCGAGCGCCGACCGCTCGACGGCCGCGTCTACGACATGGACGCCGCAACCGACGACGTGACTTCGATGCTCGAGGCGCGCGAGCGCCACGGCGAGCAGTTGCCGCTCGTCGTCCTCGTCGACGCCGGTTCGACCGTCGAATCCGTCGACGGCTACGACCTGCTCTCGCTGTACGACGCCGACGCGCTCGTCGTCGACGACAGCAACGCCGACGAGGAGGTTGCCGACGCAGTCTCCGTCGCCGTCGCGCCGTCGCTCGCCAGCGAAGACGTCTCGGACGTTACGTCGACCGCGCTCTCGGCGAACATCGCCGCGCTGGTCAACAACGACGTACGCGAGGACGTCGAACACCTTCCGGCGATCAGCTACTGGGAGGACACCCCCGAGGCCTACACCGACCTCGCAACCGAGGCCGGCTTCGACGAGACGGCGCTCTCGGAGCGTCGCGAAGCCGTCGCACTCGAGTCCTACTACCAGTCCTACAAGGACAAGCGTGAACTCGTCGCCGACCTGCTGTTCGATCACGATGGCGACCTCGCAGCCCACGTCTCCGAGCAGTTCCGCTCGAAGCTCGATACCGGACTTGAGACGGCACGGGAGAACCTGACGACCGAAGACGTCGACGGGAACACCGTCGCCGTGCTCGATACGGCGGCGTTCACCCACCGCTACAACTTCCCGACGACGACGCTCCTGCTCGACGCGCTGCACCGTCGTGAACGCGAGGACGACTCGTTCGTCACCATCGGCCTCGGTGACGACGAACTCCACGTCCGTGCGACCGAATCGCTGAACGTCCGCGACCTTGGCGACGCGATCGCCGAGGCAGTTCCCGACGCAGGCGTCCACGTCGTCGGCGGCGAGGACGGCCATGTCGAGTTCCTGCCCGGTGAACGCGATGCCGTGCGCCAGGCTGCACTCGAGGCGCTCGACGACACGCTCGCATAG
- a CDS encoding tRNA uridine(34) 5-carboxymethylaminomethyl modification radical SAM/GNAT enzyme Elp3 — protein sequence MSTETPDSDDPTETKAFRRVCETLVDRILAGEIERDEVEKAKLEACSEHSAPKVPKNSELLDYAPQEHREDLEAVLQRKPVRTASGVSPVAIMTSPERCPHGKCLYCPGGPDSEFSSSQSYTGNEPAAARGVQNDYDPYGQVTLRLEQLREIGHPIDKVELILMGGTMTARSHDYQEWFVKRALEAMNDYDVDKEPEPAEGISFAEDPEEYEFKYLEDVIAENETGDVRNIGTTFETKPDWCDPEQIDRMLDLGGTKVEVGVQTTYERINREMHRGHGAQASIDANQRLRDSAFKVGFHMMPGQPGMSKEMCLEDFRRIFEEEQWKPDYLKIYPTLIVRGTATYDWWHKGEYDPLDNDEAADLVAEIKDMIPRYTRLQRVQRDIPADFIDAGVWKSNLRQLARKRMDEHDWTCECIRCREVGMNDAEPNEVELDVMTYDACGGTEHFISFEDFEQDLLIGFCRLRFPHDPVRPELENTALIRELHVYGSEVTMGEEGESGQHQHQGYGRRLMEQAEELAADAGYDKVSVISGIGAREYYRNKLGYHQDGPYVSKRL from the coding sequence GTGAGTACCGAGACGCCCGATTCCGACGATCCAACCGAGACGAAAGCCTTCCGACGGGTCTGTGAGACGCTCGTCGACCGGATCCTCGCGGGCGAAATCGAGCGCGACGAGGTCGAGAAGGCCAAACTCGAGGCCTGTTCGGAGCACTCCGCGCCGAAGGTGCCGAAGAACTCGGAGCTGCTTGATTATGCGCCACAGGAACACCGTGAGGATCTGGAAGCGGTGCTCCAGCGCAAGCCCGTCCGCACCGCCTCGGGTGTCTCACCGGTTGCGATCATGACCTCGCCCGAGCGGTGTCCTCACGGGAAGTGTCTCTACTGTCCCGGCGGCCCCGACTCGGAGTTTTCCTCCTCCCAGAGCTACACCGGAAACGAACCCGCCGCCGCCCGCGGCGTCCAGAACGACTACGACCCGTACGGCCAGGTGACGCTGCGACTCGAGCAGCTCCGGGAGATCGGTCACCCGATCGACAAGGTCGAACTCATCCTGATGGGTGGGACGATGACCGCCCGGAGCCACGACTACCAGGAGTGGTTCGTCAAGCGCGCCCTGGAGGCGATGAACGACTACGACGTCGACAAGGAGCCCGAGCCGGCGGAGGGCATCAGCTTCGCAGAGGACCCCGAGGAGTACGAGTTCAAATATCTCGAAGACGTGATCGCGGAGAACGAGACCGGAGACGTCCGTAACATCGGCACGACGTTCGAGACCAAGCCCGACTGGTGTGACCCCGAGCAGATCGACCGGATGCTCGACCTCGGTGGCACGAAAGTCGAGGTCGGGGTCCAGACCACCTACGAGCGGATCAATCGGGAGATGCACCGCGGCCACGGCGCGCAGGCGTCGATCGACGCCAACCAGCGACTCCGTGACTCGGCGTTCAAGGTCGGCTTCCACATGATGCCCGGCCAGCCAGGGATGAGCAAGGAGATGTGTCTCGAAGACTTCCGGCGCATCTTCGAAGAAGAGCAGTGGAAGCCCGACTACCTGAAGATTTACCCGACGCTCATCGTCCGCGGCACCGCAACGTACGACTGGTGGCACAAGGGCGAGTACGATCCCCTCGACAACGACGAAGCCGCCGACCTGGTCGCTGAAATCAAGGACATGATTCCGCGCTACACGCGCCTCCAGCGGGTCCAGCGCGACATTCCGGCGGACTTCATCGACGCCGGCGTCTGGAAGTCGAACCTCCGCCAGCTCGCGCGCAAGCGCATGGACGAACACGACTGGACTTGCGAGTGCATCCGCTGTCGCGAGGTCGGGATGAACGACGCCGAACCGAACGAGGTCGAACTCGACGTCATGACCTACGACGCTTGCGGCGGCACGGAACACTTCATTTCCTTCGAGGACTTCGAGCAGGACCTCCTGATCGGCTTCTGCCGACTCCGGTTTCCGCACGATCCTGTGCGACCGGAACTCGAGAACACCGCGCTCATTCGCGAACTTCACGTCTACGGGTCTGAGGTTACGATGGGCGAGGAGGGCGAGTCAGGACAGCACCAGCATCAGGGCTACGGCCGCCGCCTGATGGAGCAAGCAGAGGAGCTCGCAGCCGACGCAGGCTACGACAAGGTTAGCGTCATCTCGGGTATCGGCGCGCGGGAGTACTACCGGAACAAGCTCGGCTATCATCAGGACGGGCCGTACGTGAGCAAGCGGCTCTAA
- a CDS encoding HpcH/HpaI aldolase family protein, whose amino-acid sequence MTFVSALRNREPLVGNWLALGDPAVAEMSAQLAFDAVVIDIEHTPQSLETVTEMIRAVEAAGGAPESPAADTGSIVRVSENDPTEIKRVLDAGADGVMAPMVDTAAEARDLVEATRYPPEGVRGIGLGRATTYGATFPEAVRNPETAPITIAQIETETGLEHIADIAAVDGLDGLFVGPADLSAALGIVGELESDRFLDAVDRVLEAGHAEDKPVATLALGGDDVERWLDRGFDFVVAGVDVSYVWTGSERALAAFKRVVDEQSEV is encoded by the coding sequence ATGACGTTCGTTTCCGCCCTTCGGAACCGCGAGCCGCTCGTCGGCAACTGGCTCGCGCTGGGCGACCCGGCAGTTGCAGAAATGAGCGCGCAACTCGCATTCGACGCCGTCGTGATCGACATCGAACACACGCCACAGTCACTCGAGACGGTGACCGAAATGATTCGGGCGGTCGAAGCGGCGGGTGGCGCTCCCGAATCACCAGCCGCCGACACCGGTTCGATCGTCCGCGTCTCCGAGAACGACCCCACCGAAATCAAGCGCGTACTGGATGCCGGTGCTGACGGCGTCATGGCACCGATGGTCGACACCGCGGCCGAGGCGCGTGACCTCGTCGAGGCGACCCGCTATCCGCCGGAGGGCGTGCGCGGAATCGGCCTGGGCCGCGCGACGACGTACGGCGCGACGTTCCCCGAGGCCGTCCGGAATCCAGAGACAGCGCCCATCACTATTGCGCAGATCGAAACCGAAACTGGACTCGAACACATCGCCGACATCGCCGCCGTCGACGGTCTCGACGGCCTCTTCGTCGGCCCGGCGGATCTCTCGGCCGCGCTCGGTATCGTGGGGGAACTCGAGTCCGACCGATTCCTCGACGCGGTCGACCGGGTACTCGAGGCGGGCCACGCCGAAGACAAGCCGGTGGCGACGCTCGCGCTCGGTGGGGACGATGTGGAGCGCTGGCTGGATCGCGGGTTTGATTTTGTGGTAGCGGGTGTCGACGTGAGTTACGTGTGGACGGGGAGTGAGCGGGCGCTGGCGGCGTTCAAGCGCGTCGTCGACGAGCAAAGCGAGGTGTGA
- a CDS encoding helix-turn-helix domain-containing protein: MSVIAEFTLPADAFALGDTFDRIGEATIEVERLATHSREWIMPFLWVSDCDIDAMAAALESDSSIEEFELLDQKEDIAYLNVHWTEPVQQLVDEIVNQHGIIQEAQATDGRWFLKLKFVSQTAVKGFQRYFQEKEYTFELQRIYDGTAPREREYELTTEQREALVVGLELGYFAIPRNAQISDLADELGISTNAVSQRLRRATANLTQNTLVVSSERAETASGESDG, encoded by the coding sequence ATGAGCGTCATCGCCGAGTTCACGCTTCCCGCCGACGCATTCGCTCTCGGAGACACGTTCGACCGCATCGGCGAGGCAACCATCGAGGTCGAACGACTCGCCACCCACAGCCGGGAGTGGATCATGCCCTTCCTGTGGGTCTCTGACTGTGACATCGACGCGATGGCTGCTGCACTCGAGTCCGACTCGAGCATCGAGGAATTCGAACTCCTCGACCAGAAAGAAGACATCGCCTACCTCAACGTCCACTGGACCGAACCGGTACAGCAACTGGTCGACGAGATCGTCAATCAACACGGGATCATACAGGAGGCGCAGGCGACCGATGGCCGCTGGTTTCTCAAACTCAAATTCGTGAGCCAGACCGCAGTCAAGGGGTTCCAGCGCTACTTTCAGGAGAAAGAGTACACCTTCGAACTCCAGCGCATCTACGACGGCACCGCCCCGAGAGAACGTGAGTACGAACTCACCACCGAACAACGGGAGGCGCTCGTCGTCGGACTCGAGTTGGGCTACTTCGCCATCCCCCGCAACGCACAGATTAGCGATCTGGCTGACGAACTCGGCATCTCGACGAACGCGGTCTCACAACGATTGCGCCGAGCGACGGCGAATCTCACGCAGAATACGCTGGTCGTCTCGAGTGAGCGTGCTGAGACAGCGTCCGGCGAGAGCGATGGGTGA
- a CDS encoding DUF5799 family protein: MSKSSWTDQIVGERMTVDQEFSSRVASSQFSNQQWSLIMTATEFEIEDADDPEQAQLIADTSKLEQIIPELENVDAGMGAMGGAGGAGGAGGAGGSSGSGGSGGLVDSIKGALGMSGGGNDHEEKREAAEQLTQEYADELQTHLESSGRWESVREAAAAETEAEADTETETESGAQTGGDETDATN, from the coding sequence ATGAGCAAGTCATCGTGGACGGACCAGATCGTCGGGGAGCGGATGACCGTCGATCAGGAGTTCTCCTCGCGGGTCGCGAGTTCCCAGTTTTCGAACCAGCAGTGGAGTCTGATCATGACCGCGACGGAGTTCGAGATCGAGGATGCCGACGATCCGGAACAGGCGCAACTGATCGCGGATACGTCGAAACTCGAGCAGATCATCCCCGAACTCGAGAACGTCGACGCGGGCATGGGTGCGATGGGGGGTGCAGGCGGCGCAGGCGGCGCAGGCGGCGCAGGCGGCAGTTCGGGCTCCGGTGGCTCGGGTGGACTCGTCGATTCCATCAAGGGCGCACTCGGCATGAGTGGCGGTGGGAACGACCACGAGGAAAAGCGCGAGGCAGCCGAACAGCTCACTCAGGAGTACGCCGACGAGTTACAGACCCATCTCGAGTCGAGTGGCCGCTGGGAGTCGGTTCGTGAGGCTGCTGCGGCCGAGACTGAGGCCGAAGCTGACACCGAGACCGAGACCGAGTCCGGGGCTCAGACGGGCGGCGACGAGACTGATGCGACGAACTGA
- a CDS encoding SHOCT domain-containing protein: MADDAVGRLREHVVEVVTLGLTGLWLFGLFIGASWWLPVLLVSYIAVIPIIALLFGDDDDRAEWWDESTAEESARADSTTDSAPESSHTSRHSRHSTARHSEPHTHTHTTTTASGDTASDDSASDALETLRQRYAAGKLTDAQFEAKLERLLETETIEAADRWQREPSRDRNRVNEERQRRVDSDDGDRGSEWERERERT, translated from the coding sequence ATGGCCGACGACGCCGTCGGGCGACTTCGAGAACACGTCGTCGAAGTGGTAACGCTGGGGCTTACCGGGCTCTGGTTGTTCGGACTGTTCATCGGTGCGTCGTGGTGGCTTCCCGTGTTGCTCGTGAGCTACATTGCCGTGATTCCGATCATCGCGCTGCTGTTCGGCGATGACGATGATCGCGCAGAGTGGTGGGACGAGTCGACAGCCGAGGAGTCAGCGAGGGCCGATAGCACGACAGACTCGGCACCAGAATCGTCCCACACCTCACGTCACTCACGGCACTCGACAGCTCGCCACTCCGAGCCACACACCCACACCCACACGACCACGACCGCCAGCGGCGACACCGCCAGCGACGACTCGGCCAGCGACGCACTCGAGACACTCCGCCAGCGATACGCCGCCGGCAAACTCACCGACGCCCAGTTCGAGGCGAAACTCGAGCGGCTACTCGAGACGGAAACAATCGAAGCGGCGGATCGGTGGCAGCGTGAGCCGAGTCGGGATAGGAACCGAGTGAACGAGGAGCGACAGCGGCGTGTCGACAGTGATGACGGAGACCGTGGATCGGAGTGGGAGCGCGAACGCGAGCGGACGTAA
- a CDS encoding ZIP family metal transporter, whose protein sequence is MVSLAEVVLVAAVAGGVTGLGALPLFLTDRISHRVYDGALGLAAGIMVVAVVFALIVPGLELGSPLEVVAGVLAGGAVLLIGNAVLPHLHLRFRADRVEGTAIVEPSVDPVGEAGANGIHGIEADSDDNSDRTGDDDTVGDDLRRATLVGSAVTIHNVPERFAVGIAFASGESAVGFAIATAIAVQNVPDGFAMAVPAVRAGVSRQKTLVYTTLSGGVPEPLAAAAGFALVTVVTGLLPVAAGFAAGAMIAVVFRELVPSSHGHGYADTATAAFILGFALMLVVDTVLAV, encoded by the coding sequence ATGGTTTCGCTCGCGGAGGTCGTCCTCGTCGCCGCCGTCGCGGGCGGGGTGACGGGACTCGGTGCGCTCCCGCTCTTTCTCACCGACCGCATCAGCCACCGCGTCTACGACGGTGCACTCGGACTCGCTGCTGGGATCATGGTCGTCGCGGTCGTCTTCGCGCTCATCGTGCCCGGACTCGAGTTGGGTTCGCCACTCGAGGTCGTCGCTGGCGTGCTCGCGGGCGGTGCGGTCTTGCTGATCGGGAACGCGGTGTTGCCCCATCTTCACCTCCGGTTCCGGGCGGATCGGGTCGAGGGGACGGCAATCGTCGAGCCGTCGGTCGATCCCGTTGGTGAGGCTGGTGCGAATGGAATCCATGGCATCGAAGCCGACAGCGACGACAACAGCGACAGAACTGGCGACGACGACACAGTCGGCGACGACCTCCGTCGCGCCACCCTCGTCGGCAGCGCCGTCACGATCCACAACGTGCCCGAGAGGTTCGCGGTCGGCATCGCGTTCGCCAGCGGCGAGTCCGCGGTCGGGTTCGCCATTGCGACCGCGATTGCCGTCCAGAACGTCCCCGACGGGTTCGCGATGGCCGTTCCCGCTGTCCGGGCGGGCGTCTCCCGGCAGAAAACGCTGGTCTATACGACCCTCTCCGGCGGTGTCCCGGAGCCGCTCGCCGCGGCGGCCGGCTTCGCACTCGTCACCGTGGTCACCGGGCTCTTACCGGTGGCCGCCGGCTTCGCCGCGGGCGCGATGATCGCCGTCGTCTTCCGCGAACTCGTCCCCTCGAGTCACGGCCACGGCTACGCCGACACCGCGACGGCAGCGTTCATCCTCGGCTTCGCGCTGATGTTGGTCGTGGATACGGTGCTCGCAGTGTGA
- a CDS encoding CPBP family intramembrane glutamic endopeptidase: MRSIATHEHSRLTLVAIVLALFGLLLTIPFETVTGWSLSGVDVAVYKWVLAVGLCLFVVGIENRSLSSIGFRRPDRWDLAITVGLWLAIMLSVGVMQSLLGQFGLLETASGNGTPPEGTELYWTLFIAATAGVTEEVLYRGYALERLEAVTASTWVAGIVTATVFVLIHIGDGVVGMLVFVPAAILLTVAYVWRRTLFVVVGAHVAVNTVPLVLLALSA, translated from the coding sequence ATGCGTTCGATTGCCACGCACGAACACTCCCGTCTCACGCTCGTTGCCATCGTGCTGGCGCTTTTCGGGCTCCTTCTGACGATTCCGTTCGAGACTGTGACCGGCTGGTCGCTCTCCGGCGTCGACGTGGCTGTCTACAAGTGGGTTCTCGCTGTGGGACTCTGTCTATTCGTCGTTGGGATCGAGAACCGCTCGCTGTCGTCGATCGGGTTTCGACGGCCCGACCGGTGGGACCTCGCCATTACCGTCGGGCTCTGGCTCGCCATCATGCTCTCGGTTGGGGTCATGCAATCGCTGCTCGGCCAGTTCGGGCTACTCGAGACGGCCAGCGGCAACGGAACACCCCCTGAGGGCACCGAACTGTACTGGACGCTGTTCATCGCCGCCACCGCCGGCGTCACCGAAGAAGTGCTGTACCGGGGATACGCACTCGAACGACTCGAGGCGGTCACGGCGTCGACGTGGGTCGCCGGGATCGTGACGGCGACCGTGTTCGTTCTCATCCATATCGGTGACGGGGTTGTCGGAATGCTCGTCTTCGTGCCAGCAGCCATTCTGTTGACCGTGGCCTACGTCTGGCGGCGAACCCTCTTCGTGGTCGTGGGAGCACACGTCGCGGTCAACACCGTCCCGCTCGTGTTGTTGGCTCTGAGTGCGTGA
- a CDS encoding OsmC family protein gives MSKQATTISEEGFSATNEIRDFETTIDSNGEEGPDTLETLLAAYGSCYVPALRVGGQQRGVDELGKIQIDTDGELNDDDKLESISFDIQVEADVDDETGEEILERAFELCKVHDALKDSLHADASIDGDAF, from the coding sequence ATGTCGAAACAGGCGACCACCATCTCCGAAGAGGGGTTCAGCGCGACCAACGAAATCCGTGACTTCGAGACGACGATCGACTCGAACGGCGAGGAGGGCCCGGACACACTCGAGACGCTGCTCGCAGCGTATGGGTCGTGCTACGTGCCCGCGCTGCGTGTCGGCGGACAACAGCGAGGCGTCGACGAACTCGGAAAGATTCAGATCGACACCGACGGCGAACTCAACGACGACGACAAACTCGAGTCCATCTCGTTCGACATTCAGGTCGAAGCGGACGTCGACGACGAGACGGGCGAGGAGATTCTCGAGCGTGCGTTCGAACTGTGTAAGGTGCACGACGCGCTGAAGGACAGTCTGCACGCGGACGCGAGTATCGACGGCGACGCGTTCTGA
- a CDS encoding gamma carbonic anhydrase family protein: MLRSFDGTEPQVADSAYVDDAAVVIGDVRIDADASIWPNTTLRGDHGTIVVGERANVQDNAVLHEHATLESEATVGHSAIVHNATVAEGALVGMNAVVLDGAHIGEGAVVAAGSVVTEGTEVPPSTLVVGTPAEPKTEIDDARLAGTADRYVELSKRHAETSTRLE; the protein is encoded by the coding sequence ATGTTACGGTCGTTCGACGGAACCGAACCCCAGGTCGCCGACTCCGCGTACGTCGATGACGCCGCCGTCGTCATCGGCGACGTTCGTATCGACGCCGACGCAAGCATCTGGCCGAACACCACCCTCCGCGGCGATCACGGCACGATCGTCGTCGGCGAGCGAGCCAACGTCCAGGACAACGCCGTCCTCCACGAGCACGCGACACTCGAGTCCGAGGCCACCGTCGGTCACAGCGCCATCGTCCACAACGCCACCGTCGCCGAGGGCGCGCTTGTCGGCATGAACGCGGTCGTTCTCGACGGCGCTCATATCGGCGAGGGGGCTGTCGTCGCGGCCGGCAGCGTCGTCACCGAGGGAACGGAGGTCCCACCCTCGACGCTGGTCGTCGGCACGCCTGCGGAGCCGAAAACCGAAATCGACGACGCGCGCCTCGCGGGGACGGCCGACCGATACGTCGAACTCTCGAAGCGCCACGCCGAAACCTCGACCCGTCTCGAGTAA
- a CDS encoding DUF7557 family protein encodes MPQIELDEETIERLDGIRVEDESYDELVMELINIYEASELTLFHAGD; translated from the coding sequence ATGCCACAGATAGAGCTAGACGAGGAAACGATCGAGCGGCTCGACGGCATTCGCGTCGAGGACGAGTCCTACGACGAGTTGGTGATGGAACTGATAAACATCTACGAGGCCAGCGAGTTGACGCTGTTTCACGCGGGCGATTGA